A region of bacterium DNA encodes the following proteins:
- a CDS encoding glycosyltransferase family 9 protein produces MQWSRLGDVLQTRPLLRHIARRDPEARITLCADARYAGIIAAMPEPLDFWPVDLARLSALARHASSQAQAISDLRDLLARDAGTEIRNVYVLSRSRAACIFAEMLRSKTTFGYRRVDGAILSPTLLQDFEAGMANGTPPPVQLADLWTCLDEAARTSEWLSPLRSPWHGTSEEGAENIALLCDAGEETRTIPTDWLAEVATKLLERENVRITLLGARAPHPGNDRLSALSASTHRVSDHRGQTTLDQFFANLARQDRVIGPDTGGLHLAAALNVPVIGLYFGGASCLTTGPYSARAVVLQDPAWMDETAMHVVSLTDARKELPPSACTPALDENGVRYESAAWPYDLREQIASARRDFITRMAEGVTVIIPECSETHYTDELLTDLHRDLAGTAAEILLVSSGPVSRRTVPDSCRCVSSPELLTFAQACNRGAFDARFNRLLFLNNDTRFAPGELRTFLSAAPREGVCSPLIRYPDGLVQNCGVRFEQGRVVEIGHGSLETQALTEKADALSAVALLVNRKDFLALNGFDEHFVNGYEDLDLCLRARESGLSCRVVPSASVTHFRGSTAGRFSQEDPNRVRFAQRWEESLTASHSASDPDQTLTSAPLLLISAESACAAGSSLRWMWPLEERGLRPYQDFVWLTEARARRQPETLQRLLTSAKTVIVFRALETDQVQDAVLNSGRRLIVDSDDLLIGRFAADSLRGQSRRAYEDRFRRLLDRAAVITASTTLLVNALRDLGYTTLHLPTAPATQQCSPRMEARDERRELRIGFFGTPSHLLDLGSIVPALDQVLETHPDARFYWWGCRPGELAYHPQVRQGGPVVEDYTTHLRRLHRFDLDLVLVPLLPGKASRMKSAVKYFEYALAGLPAIYSAVPPYMDAVTHGITGWLADESTASWMNALNTLLTDAGLRRTVAANARRDVESRILDSRACPIVNEILNSILPAHTAQTLFDRSLAVQADHEPVC; encoded by the coding sequence GTGCAATGGTCCCGGCTGGGCGACGTGCTGCAAACGCGGCCGTTGCTCCGCCACATCGCACGGCGCGATCCGGAGGCCCGGATCACGCTCTGTGCCGATGCTCGCTATGCGGGGATCATTGCCGCGATGCCCGAGCCGCTGGATTTCTGGCCGGTTGATCTGGCCCGGCTCAGCGCCCTTGCCCGTCATGCGTCGTCCCAGGCTCAGGCGATCTCCGATCTCCGCGACCTGCTCGCCCGCGACGCCGGAACGGAAATCCGCAACGTCTACGTATTGAGCCGTTCGCGCGCGGCGTGCATCTTTGCCGAAATGTTGCGTTCCAAAACCACCTTTGGCTACCGGCGCGTAGACGGCGCGATTCTTTCACCGACTCTGCTTCAGGACTTTGAGGCCGGCATGGCGAATGGAACGCCGCCGCCTGTGCAACTGGCCGATCTGTGGACCTGTCTGGATGAAGCGGCGCGAACTTCCGAGTGGCTGTCACCGCTCCGCAGCCCGTGGCACGGGACGAGCGAGGAGGGCGCTGAGAACATTGCCCTGCTCTGCGATGCGGGAGAAGAGACCCGGACTATCCCTACGGACTGGTTGGCCGAAGTCGCCACAAAGCTGCTCGAGCGGGAGAACGTACGGATCACGCTCCTTGGCGCGCGCGCACCTCATCCGGGAAATGACCGGTTATCTGCGCTGAGCGCAAGCACGCACCGCGTATCCGACCATCGGGGGCAGACAACCCTCGATCAGTTCTTTGCCAACCTTGCCCGGCAGGACCGCGTGATCGGACCGGATACCGGCGGCCTGCATCTGGCCGCTGCGCTGAACGTCCCGGTGATCGGCCTCTACTTTGGCGGCGCCTCCTGCCTCACTACGGGACCGTACAGTGCGCGAGCGGTGGTCTTGCAGGATCCGGCGTGGATGGATGAAACCGCCATGCATGTCGTATCGCTGACCGATGCCCGAAAAGAGTTGCCGCCGAGTGCCTGCACACCGGCGTTGGATGAAAACGGTGTTCGTTATGAATCCGCCGCCTGGCCCTACGATCTCCGCGAACAGATTGCTTCAGCCCGCAGGGACTTCATCACGCGAATGGCAGAAGGTGTGACGGTCATCATCCCCGAGTGTTCCGAAACTCACTATACGGACGAATTGCTGACCGATCTGCACCGTGACCTTGCCGGAACAGCCGCGGAAATTCTGCTCGTCAGCAGCGGTCCGGTCAGCCGGCGCACCGTCCCCGATAGCTGCCGGTGCGTATCCAGTCCAGAGTTGCTTACGTTCGCCCAAGCCTGCAATCGAGGCGCTTTCGACGCTCGCTTCAACCGCTTGCTCTTTCTCAACAACGACACCCGGTTTGCTCCCGGCGAACTGCGCACGTTTCTTTCGGCAGCACCGCGCGAAGGCGTTTGCTCGCCGTTGATCCGCTACCCCGATGGGCTTGTGCAAAACTGCGGCGTCCGGTTCGAGCAGGGCCGTGTTGTCGAAATCGGTCACGGTTCACTTGAGACGCAGGCATTGACCGAGAAGGCAGATGCCCTGTCTGCCGTCGCCTTGCTGGTCAACCGGAAAGACTTTTTGGCCCTGAACGGTTTCGATGAGCACTTCGTGAATGGCTATGAGGATTTGGACCTCTGTCTTAGAGCGCGGGAATCCGGCCTGTCATGCCGCGTTGTGCCTTCGGCATCGGTCACACATTTTCGCGGGTCCACTGCCGGACGCTTTTCTCAGGAAGACCCCAATCGCGTGCGGTTCGCGCAGCGCTGGGAAGAGTCTTTAACCGCGTCGCATTCTGCGTCTGACCCCGACCAAACCCTGACCAGCGCGCCGCTGCTGTTGATTTCCGCCGAGTCCGCCTGCGCCGCAGGCAGTTCGCTTCGCTGGATGTGGCCGTTGGAAGAAAGGGGCCTTCGCCCTTATCAAGATTTTGTCTGGCTGACCGAGGCCCGAGCACGGCGGCAACCTGAGACCCTTCAGCGTCTGCTCACCTCCGCGAAAACGGTGATCGTCTTTCGAGCCCTTGAGACCGATCAGGTTCAGGATGCCGTGCTGAACAGCGGCCGCAGACTCATCGTCGATTCGGACGACCTGTTGATCGGACGTTTCGCGGCGGATTCGCTGCGCGGCCAATCCCGCCGCGCTTACGAGGACCGTTTCCGGCGCCTGCTCGACAGGGCAGCCGTCATCACCGCCAGCACCACGCTGCTGGTCAATGCGCTGCGGGACCTCGGTTACACTACGCTGCATCTGCCTACCGCGCCCGCAACTCAGCAATGTTCGCCGCGAATGGAAGCAAGAGATGAACGCCGGGAACTGCGCATCGGTTTCTTCGGTACTCCGTCCCATCTGCTCGACTTGGGGAGCATCGTTCCCGCCCTCGATCAGGTCCTGGAAACGCATCCGGACGCCCGCTTCTACTGGTGGGGATGCCGCCCGGGCGAACTGGCCTATCATCCTCAGGTGCGGCAGGGTGGACCGGTGGTTGAGGATTACACCACGCACCTGCGCCGCCTTCACCGGTTCGATCTCGATCTGGTTCTGGTCCCGCTGCTGCCCGGCAAGGCCTCGCGCATGAAGAGCGCCGTCAAATACTTCGAATATGCGCTGGCCGGGCTTCCCGCGATTTATTCCGCCGTTCCGCCTTACATGGACGCCGTCACGCACGGCATCACCGGCTGGCTGGCGGATGAATCAACCGCATCGTGGATGAATGCGCTGAATACCTTGTTGACCGATGCCGGTCTGCGCCGCACCGTGGCGGCCAATGCTCGCCGAGACGTGGAGTCCCGCATCCTTGACTCCCGTGCGTGCCCCATCGTGAATGAGATTCTGAATTCGATTCTACCGGCGCATACGGCGCAAACTCTATTCGACAGGAGCCTTGCCGTACAGGCAGATCATGAACCCGTTTGCTGA